From the Ctenopharyngodon idella isolate HZGC_01 chromosome 3, HZGC01, whole genome shotgun sequence genome, one window contains:
- the LOC127510143 gene encoding LOW QUALITY PROTEIN: transposon TX1 uncharacterized 149 kDa protein (The sequence of the model RefSeq protein was modified relative to this genomic sequence to represent the inferred CDS: inserted 8 bases in 5 codons; deleted 3 bases in 2 codons; substituted 3 bases at 3 genomic stop codons) — MALTISTINVRSVRSILRAQNFLKKLLXESDVFLLQECALPFLTNYRKSEELWTSGPSLWSGSNFNKNDGVAILINNPNVLVKGSTVIRNGQAILANLTFLDKSFNVLNVCGFTDKNERYELLEDLQPHMLGRAPLVVAGDFTCVLSQKDRKRVEDFKVDKTSVLLQGLVRDFKLVDCFKTTHQREQGFTWFSGDGTRASRIDYIFTRDCPPTDATLTPLFFSDHIMLSSTLSLQTGVTVGGGLWKLNCSLLEDEEIAREYSEQFSQWQTLQDFYDSRAQWWEMVKERTRQFFRKIGRDKKNSLKRHMMGLQKXLQRYFNLINTGFDFNEEIKNVKEEVSVLSESQSKGVILRSREKDIEEGERCTRYFFKKIISRGGAITVLKSEGREAQTTKEILKETXVFYENLYNTKKVHNDTLREVLECLEKKVDSKCAVLSQDFTILEIHKALKSFKRGKSPGIDGLPLEFYSTFWDILAHDLLTVFKEFETLEILPDSFRIGIVSLLHKKGEKTDLRNWRPITLLNFDCKIFSKILSMRMLTVLEDVIHPDQACAVPGRKITDSLVLIRDAICYARDRNIRLVVLNLDFEKAFHHISHQFLFKVLEKMGFPGRFIAWVGLLCNCLVSRILVNGHLSKAVNIHSGVHQGCPLSPLLYVACIEPLAQILRKDKWIKGLDVPGTVGPTATCVLYMDDVTLLATDLLSVQRALDLTDWYGQAXGAKLNRSKSEAQLFGLWGNVDTGRLDLDFKNNDLTVLGVKLDREGGGRGNWTDILGKVRQRLGFWGLRLMTIEGXILPLILLXSVFSPPRRFLANLERAVFYFLWGSKWEXLKREVFKKRKENGGKGLLDPHLFLGSHFTALHIGYALTPSRENKTAAMAHFWMGSYLRSLKILPIDLKXPVSFNLPKEYSFIKKFLKKYLLETNDVTILTNYKSLISLMQDREMVSPVPGLTLSEAKDVWRNTAHPALQNRHKDLSWMTHEILPVRAVMHSRGMAKTPICPRSGCNCPETVRHLLWECGVARDLWTKTGPLVFLCLPVGGAQVDFKLAILGVGQGLKEMTTTKFALL; from the exons ATGGCCCTCACAATCTCCACAATCAATGTAAGAAGTGTGAGGTCCATTTTAAGAGcacaaaactttttaaaaaaactttt agagtcagatgtgtttttattgcAAGAGTGTGCTCTGCCTTTTTTAACCAATTACAGGAAATCGGAGGAGCTTTGGACCTCTGGACCCTCCCTCTGGAGCGGTTCCAACTTCAACAAAAATGACGGGGTTgccattttaattaataatccCAATGTCTTGGTGAAGGGAAGCACAGTGATAAGGAATGGGCAGGCAATTTtagcaaatctgact tttttagaTAAGAGTTTTAATGTTCTTAATGTGTGTGGTTTTACTGACAAGAATGAAAGATATGAGCTTTTAGAAGACTTGCAGCCCCACATGTTAGGTAGAGCTCCACTG GTGGTAGCAGGGGATTTTACTTGTGTTTTATcccagaaagacagaaagagagtaGAGGATTTTAAAGTTGACAAAACATCGGTTTTATTGCAGGGTTTAGTCAGAGATTTTAAATTAGTTGACTGTTTTAAAACAACGCATCAGAGAGAGCAGGGCTTCACCTGGTTCAGTGGTGATGGCACCAGAGCCTCTCGCATTGACTACATTTTTACAAGAGACTGCCCGCCAACCGACGCAACATTAACCCCTCTATTTTTCTCAGACCACATAATGCTGTCAAGCACCCTTTCACTGCAAACTGGTGTGACAGTAGGGGGTGGGCTGTGGAAGCTGAACTGCTCCCTTTTAGAGGACGAGGAGATAGCCAGAGAGTATAGTGAGCAGTTCAGCCAATGGCAGACCCTCCAAGACTTTTACGACTCACGTGCACAGTGGTGGGAGATGGTGAAGGAACGGACTAGACAGTTTTTTAGAAAGATAGGTAGGGATAAAAAGAACAGTTTAAAACGGCACATGATGGGGCTGCAAAAATGACTACAAAGGTATTTTAACCTTATAAACacaggttttgattttaatgaagagatcaaaaatgtaaaagaagaGGTGTCAGTTTTATCCGAAAGTCAAAGCAAAGGTGTCATTTTAAGGAGCAGGGAAAAGGATATAGAAGAAGGTGAAAGGTGTACcaggtatttttttaaaaagataattTCACGGGGTGGGGCAATCactgttttaaaaagtgaaggAAGGGAAGCTCAAACTACAAAAGAAATTTTAAAGGAAACTTAAGTATTTTATGAAAACTTATATAATACCAAGAAAGTACACAATGACACGTTAAGGGAAGTTTTAGAGTGTTTAGAAAAGAAAGTGGACAGTAAATGTGCCGTTTTATCTCAAGATTTTACAATTTTAGAAATTCACAAAGCTCTTAAAAGTTTTAAACGAGGAAAGTCCCCCGGAATAGACGGACTTCCTCTAGAGTTTTATTCAACTTTTTGGGATATTTTAGCACATGACTTACTGActgtttttaaagaatttgaGACTCTTGAAATACTTCCTGACAGCTTTAGAATAGGGATAGTTTCACTTTTACACAAAAAAGGAGAAAAGACTGACTTACGGAACTGGCGACctattacacttttaaattttGATTGTAAGATTTTTAGTAAAATTTTATCCATGCGTATGTTGACTGTTTTAGAGGACGTAATCCACCCAGATCAAGCATGCGCTGTGCCTGGAAGGAAGATCACGGACAGCCTGGTACTGATCAGAGATGCCATCTGTTATGCGAGAGACAGAAACATTCGACTGGTAGTCCTAAATTTAGATTTTGAAAAAGCATTTCACCACATCTCGCACCAGTTCCTCTTTAAGGTCCTGGAAAAAATGGGGTTTCCAGGGAGGTTTATAGCCTGGGTGGGACTGCTGTGCAACTGTCTGGTTAGCAGAATTTTGGTTAATGGGCATTTATCCAAAGCTGTGAATATTCACAGCGGTGTCCATCAGGGGTGTCCTTTATCTCCCCTCCTGTATGTGGCTTGCATTGAGCCACTGGCACAAATCTTGAGAAAGGATAAATGGATTAAAGGACTGGACGTCCCAGGGACTGTTGGACCGACAGCAACCTGTGTTTTATATATGGACGACGTAACCCTTTTAGCAACTGACCTTTTATCAGTACAAAGAGCATTGGACTTGACTGACTGGTACGGTCAGG TCGGCGCTAAGCTCAACAGGAGTAAGTCCGAGGCCCAGCTCTTTGGGCTGTGGGGAAACGTGGACACAGGCAGACTGGATTTggattttaaaaacaatgacCTGACAGTTTTAGGGGTAAAACTTGACAGAGAGGGTGGAGGACGGGGAAACTGGACTGACATTTTAGGGAAAGTTAGACAAAGACTGGGGTTTTGGGGACTCAGACTAATGACAATTGAAGG AATTTTACCACTAATTTTACT GTCTGTTTTTAGTCCCCCAAGACGATTCCTGGCCAACCTGGAGAGGGCGGTATTTTATTTCCTGTGGGGGTCCAAGTGGGAATGATTGAAAAGGGaggtctttaaaaaaagaaaggaaaatggCGGGAAAGGCCTCCTGGACCCCCACTTGTTTTTAGGCAGCCACTTTACCGCCCTCCACATTGGATATGCGCTGACCCCATCCAGAGAGAATAAGACAGCGGCCATGGCTCATTTCTGGATGGGGTCCTACTTAAGAAGCTTAAAGATTTTACCTATCGACTTGA ACCCAGTGTCTTTTAATTTGCCAAAAGAGTACAGTTTTATCAagaaatttttaaagaaataccTCTTAGAGACAAATGACGTCACCATTTTAACTAACTACAAATCTCTCATCTCTCTTATGCAGGACCGGGAAATGGTGAGTCCAGTTCCAGGCCTCACACTAAGTGAGGCCAAAGATGTTTGGAGGAACACAGCCCACCCAGCTCTCCAGAACAGGCACAAGGACTTATCGTGGATGACTCATGAGATCCTCCCGGTCAGGGCGGTTATGCACTCCAGAGGCATGGCCAAAACCCCCATCTGCCCACGGTCCGGATGCAACTGCCCGGAGACCGTCCGACATCTGCTCTGGGAGTGTGGCGTAGCGCGGGACCTGTGGACCAAGACCGGCCCCCTGGTTTTCCTGTGCCTGCCAGTGGGTGGGGCCCAGGTGGACTTCAAGCTCGCTATCCTGGGGGTGGGTCAGGGCTTGAAGGAgatgacaacaacaaaattTGCCTTGCTCTAG